A DNA window from Megalobrama amblycephala isolate DHTTF-2021 linkage group LG11, ASM1881202v1, whole genome shotgun sequence contains the following coding sequences:
- the ak7a gene encoding adenylate kinase 7a translates to MVGFGKRTPERHVPVRVDQMKPGNAMEGYVLFGAVATVVLWMVWSLLSLHQIWSQSPIPSHHHLAPDHSGIKQNNAWASKTLVTEVTLLLMMRREPISPFVIQLYKWFEHARKFTLVMEYLEPCKSLHDFITRGPQLYEPTARVIMQQALLAVQHCINHGVFHNDIHAQNFLLNKNTFQLKLIDFGCGQLFSNDGYESDLYIGVLDYCPPEVLTEPRFHAVPKNVWALGVLLYKMVNACRPFHNRTEITQAKVTFQKSNFSKDFVTSKYFGRCVIFSSLHSNQTTNMANHNESRSKRVFLNNIDSYSSKYIAQFLSSCVVGESLTDGEEEDIHEHASEGACFQIVGTVANKDAKKQRFALEEYWSVNREELLQCLMHCDVIVYNITEHTDLIDEATWAISALHSEIEHFKSSKIFILLSTIMTWAMTKPADPDDPDIPLTEEDYKRRRPHPNFKEHTSTEKLVLKLGKQKKSKLATYVVTSGLQYGMGESMFHFFFKTAWLGELSSVPVFGAGTNIIPAIHIHDLARVVQNIIDHKPKTHYFIAVDDSKNTFEDIVKAIASALGSGQIEKVPKEDAYGTKAITETDLLYLNVNLQTESVFLKDKLNISWDYESGIVDNIFRVVEEYKQTRQLLPIKICLLGPPAVGKSSVATKLCRYYKLHHINVNEAINEKVRQLEELLGRNEKTRENEEMLIGAEEQLKTLKNNMLQNDGQLDEQHVMHIIREKLNSMPCRNQGFVLDGYPKTFTQAKELFYDAKMEVEDTRSTIPQYSKVLIPEYVFSLDATDEFLKERVRSLPQNVAEEMHYTQDEFTESLAKFRETLAEDESVLDYFDELEIHPEYIDCENEATVDKIIKTVGRPMNYGLSPEEMEEEKKRKEDEWHQQLKQEKLEKKLRKIVENDKMDALLEEWNRNMAEVMKQEHELLETRSVPMRHYLMKYVMPTVIQGLVDCCKVKPDDPVDFLAEYLFRNNSDD, encoded by the exons ATGGttggctttgggaaacgcacccctgagcGACATGTGCCAGTCAGAGTTGACCAAATGAAGCCTGGAAAT GCTATGGAAGGCTACGTCCTTTTCGGTGCTGTTGCCACTGTAGTGCTGTGGATGGTGTGGAGCCTTTTGTCCCTCCACCAGATCTGGAGCCAGAGCCCGATCCCAAGCCACCATCACCTTGCGCCAGATCACTCCGGCATCAAGCAAAATAATG CCTGGGCATCCAAAACTCTCGTTACAGAAGTGACGCTGTTGCTAATGATGAGGCGAGAACCCATAAGCCCCTTCGTCATACAACTATACAAGTGGTTTGAACATGCTCGAAAATTCACTCTCGTTATGGAGTACCTGGAACCCTGCAAGAGCTTGCATGACTTCATCACTCGTGGTCCTCAACTGTATGAACCAACAGCAAGGGTCATCATGCAACAGGCTCTGCTAGCAGTACAACACTGCATCAACCATGGTGTTTTTCACAATGACATCCATGCACAGAATTTCCTGTTGAATAAAAACACGTTTCAGCTCAAGCTGATAGACTTTGGCTGCGGTCAGCTATTTAGTAATGATGGCTACGAGAGCGACTTATACATTG GAGTACTGGATTACTGCCCACCTGAAGTCTTGACAGAACCTCGATTCCATGCCGTCCCAAAAAATGTCTGGGCTCTAGGAGTGTTGTTGTACAAGATGGTGAACGCTTGTCGTCCTTTTCACAATAGAACAGAAATCACACAAGCCAAAGTTACATTTCAGAAATCCAACTTCTCCAAAG ATTTCGTGACATCCAAATATTTTGGGCGCTGTGTGATCTTTTCAAGTCTCCATAGCAACCAAACGACAAACATGGCCAACCACAACGAAAGCCGCTCCAAACGAGTCTTTCTCAACAACATCGACTCATACTCATCCAAATATATCGCGCAG ttcTTGTCGTCATGTGTCGTCGGAGAGTCTCTCACTGACGGAGAGGAGGAGGACATACACGAACATGCTTCAGAAGGCGCATGCTTTCAGATAGTCGGAACAGTTGCGAATAAAGATGCAAAAAAACAACGTTTTGCACTGGAGGAATATTGG tctGTGAATCGAGAAGAACTCCTGCAGTGTCTGATGCATTGTGATGTTATTGTATATAATATCACTGAACACACTGATCTCATAGATGAGGCAACATGGGCCATTTCAG cTCTGCACTCTGAAATTGAACATTTTAAGTCTTCAAAAATATTCATCCTGCTGTCAACAATCATGACATGGGCAATGACCAAACCAGCTGATCCT GATGATCCTGATATTCCCTTGACTGAAGAGGACTACAAAAGAAGAAGACCACATCCAAACTTTAAAGAACACACAAGCACTGAAAAGCTTGTGCTTAAACTGGGGAAA cagaAAAAGTCAAAGCTGGCTACTTATGTTGTAACATCAGGGCTGCAGTATGGAATGGGCGAGAGCATGTTTCACTTCTTTTTTAAA ACAGCTTGGCTCGGAGAGCTTAGCAGTGTTCCTGTTTTTGGAGCTGGGACAAATATAATTCCTGCCATTCACATCCATGACCTTGCAAG agTGGTGCAAAACATCATCGATcacaaaccaaaaacacactacTTCATCGCTGTTGATGATTCCAagaacacttttgaagacattgtgaaa GCCATTGCCTCTGCCCTGGGTTCTGGACAAATAGAAAAAGTCCCAAAGGAGGATGCCTATGGCACAAAGGCAATTACG GAAACTGACTTGCTTTACCTCAATGTCAACCTTCAGACTGAGTCTGTTTTCTTAAAGGACAAATTAAACATCTCCTGGGATTATGAATCTGGAATAGTTGATAACATATTTCGTGTGGTGGAGGAATACAAACAGACAAGGCAGTTGTTG CCAATAAAAATCTGTCTTCTTGGGCCCCCTGCTGTTGGCAAAAGCTCAGTTGCTACAAAGTTGTGCAGATATTACAAACTTCATCATATTAATGTCAATGAAGCCATCAATGAGAAAGTCAGACAACTG GAGGAACTGCTTGGAAGAAATGAGAAGACAAGGGAGAATGAGGAAATGCTCATTGGTGCTGAAGAGCAGCTTAAAACTCTAAAGAACAACATGCTTCAGAATGACG GCCAGTTGGATGAGCAGCATGTGATGCATATCATAAGGGAGAAGCTAAACTCAATGCCTTGCAGAAATCAAGGATTTGTTCTAGATGGATACCCAAAGACCTTTACACAGGCTAAAGAGCTTTTCTATG ATGCAAAGATGGAAGTAGAAGATACCAGATCTACAATACCTCAGTATAGCAAAGTGTTGATTCCAG AGTACGTCTTTTCACTGGACGCCACTGATGAATTTCTTAAAGAGCGAGTTCGGAGTCTTCCACAGAATGTGGCAGAGGAGATGCACTACACTCAAGATGAGTTTACAGAGAGTCTTGCAAAATTCAGGGAGACTTTGGCAGAAGACGAGTCTGTGCTTGACTATTTCGATGAACTGGAAATCCATCCTGAATACATTG ACTGTGAGAACGAGGCCACGGTGGACAAAATAATTAAGACAGTGGGGCGGCCGATGAACTACGGTTTGAGTCCAGAGGAAATGGAGGAAGAGAAGAAGAGGAAAGAAGATGAATGGCACCAGCAGCTGAAACAGGAGAAACTTGAGAAGAAACTTAGGAAGATAGTggagaatgataaaatggacgCTCTTTTGGAGGAATGG AATAGGAACATGGCCGAGGTGATGAAGCAGGAACATGAGCTATTAGAGACACGATCTGTCCCCATGAGACActacttgatgaaatatgtcaTGCCCACTGTCATTCAAGGACTGGTGGACTGTTGTAAGGTCAAGCCTGATGACCCTGTCGactttttg GCTGAATACCTCTTCAGGAACAACTCAGATGATTAG